In a genomic window of Melitaea cinxia chromosome 27, ilMelCinx1.1, whole genome shotgun sequence:
- the LOC123666834 gene encoding histone H2B: MPPKTSGKAAKKSGKAQKNISKSDKKKKKHKRKESYAIYIYKVLKQVHPDTGISSKAMSIMNSFVNDIFERIAAEASRLAHYNKRSTITSREVQTSVRLLLPGELAKHAVSEGTKAVTKYTSSK; this comes from the coding sequence atGCCGCCCAAGACAAGCGGGAAAGCCGCTAAGAAATCTGGCAAAGCCCAGAAGAACATCTCTAAGTCggacaaaaagaagaagaagcacAAGAGGAAGGAGAGTTACgccatctatatctataaagtTCTCAAGCAAGTCCATCCCGATACCGGTATCTCGAGCAAGGCCATGTCTATCATGAACTCTTTCGTGAACGACATCTTCGAACGCATCGCCGCCGAAGCTTCGCGTCTCGCTCACTACAACAAGAGATCCACGATCACCTCGAGGGAGGTCCAGACCTCCGTGAGGCTGCTCCTGCCCGGCGAGCTCGCTAAGCACGCCGTCAGTGAAGGAACAAAGGCCGTCACGAAGTACACGAGCTCCAAGTGA
- the LOC123666829 gene encoding histone H2A: MSGRGKGGKVKGKAKSRSNRAGLQFPVGRIHRLLRKGNYAERVGAGAPVYLAAVMEYLAAEVLELAGNAARDNKKTRIIPRHLQLAIRNDEELNKLLSGVTIAQGGVLPNIQAVLLPKKTEKKA; this comes from the coding sequence ATGTCGGGACGCGGTAAAGGCGGTAAAGTGAAGGGAAAGGCAAAGTCTCGTTCGAACCGCGCCGGTCTTCAGTTTCCGGTCGGTCGTATACACAGACTGCTGAGGAAGGGAAATTACGCCGAACGCGTCGGTGCCGGCGCTCCCGTCTACCTAGCCGCCGTCATGGAATATCTCGCCGCCGAAGTTCTCGAGTTGGCCGGAAACGCTGCCCGCGACAACAAGAAGACCAGAATCATACCGAGACATCTTCAGCTGGCGATCCGTAACGACGAGGAATTGAACAAGCTCCTGTCGGGCGTCACCATCGCACAAGGCGGTGTCCTCCCGAACATCCAAGCGGTCCTCTTACCGAAGAAGACCGAGAAGAaggcttaa
- the LOC123666825 gene encoding histone H1B-like — protein sequence MADTAVATEAPAPATPAKKPKASAAAGGAAKKPKAKPTHPKTSEMVNSAIKELKERSGSSLQAIKKYIAAQYKVDSEKLAPFIRKYLKSAVESGALIQTKGKGASGSFKLESKSSASKKPAGGSGGGASGGKGASSSAASGKSKKASSASAAGKGGAKKAAAAAAAAAAAAAAASAGAASSPSKSKPKAATKDKKAAAAKKKPAPKKAAVAATPSKAKAGAASKAKKSAKPPTKKPKAPKPKKAAAATPKSKAAAKKAAAAKK from the coding sequence atggcCGATACAGCAGTAGCGACCGAAGCCCCAGCACCCGCGACCCCGGCGAAGAAGCCTAAGGCTTCGGCCGCCGCGGGCGGCGCCGCCAAGAAGCCGAAGGCTAAGCCCACACACCCTAAGACATCCGAAATGGTAAACAGCGCGATAAAAGAGTTGAAAGAGCGCAGCGGTTCCTCTCTGCAAGCGATCAAAAAATATATCGCCGCTCAATACAAAGTCGATTCGGAAAAGCTGGCTCCGTTCATCAGGAAGTATCTGAAGAGCGCCGTGGAATCGGGAGCTCTCATACAGACGAAGGGCAAGGGCGCTTCCGGCTCGTTTAAGCTCGAATCGAAATCGTCCGCATCGAAGAAACCGGccggcggcagcggcggcggaGCATCGGGCGGCAAGGGCGCCTCGTCTTCGGCCGCGTCCGGTAAATCGAAGAAAGCCTCGTCCGCTTCGGCCGCAGGCAAGGGAGGCGCGAAGaaggccgccgccgccgctgccgccgccgccgctgcgGCCGCCGCGGCCTCCGCCGGTGCGGCGTCATCGCCGTCGAAGTCCAAACCGAAGGCAGCGACTAAGGACAAAAAAGCCGCCGCCGCTAAGAAGAAGCCGGCGCCGAAGAAGGCGGCCGTCGCCGCGACGCCTTCTAAGGCGAAGGCCGGCGCCGCGTCGAAGGCGAAGAAGAGTGCCAAACCGCCCACTAAGAAGCCAAAAGCTCCTAAACCGAAGAAGGCAGCCGCAGCGACGCCCAAGTCGAAAGCGGCAGCTAAGAAAGCGGCCGCCGCCAAGAAGTAA
- the LOC123666837 gene encoding histone H4 produces the protein MTGRGKGGKGLGKGGAKRHRKVLRDNIQGITKPAIRRLARRGGVKRISGLIYEETRGVLKVFLENVIRDAVTYTEHAKRKTVTAMDVVYALKRQGRTLYGFGG, from the coding sequence ATGACCGGCCGCGGTAAAGGTGGAAAGGGTCTGGGAAAAGGAGGCGCGAAGAGACACAGGAAGGTTCTCCGTGATAACATCCAAGGTATCACGAAGCCCGCCATCCGTCGTCTGGCGCGCAGAGGAGGAGTGAAACGTATCTCCGGTCTGATATACGAAGAGACCCGCGGCGTGCTCAAAGTGTTCCTCGAGAACGTCATCCGTGACGCCGTCACCTACACCGAGCACGCCAAGAGGAAGACCGTGACCGCTATGGACGTCGTTTACGCCCTCAAACGTCAGGGTCGCACCCTCTACGGTTTCGGCGGTTAG